A genomic stretch from Microplitis mediator isolate UGA2020A chromosome 10, iyMicMedi2.1, whole genome shotgun sequence includes:
- the LOC130675805 gene encoding uncharacterized protein LOC130675805 translates to MLNISRARSHLTILGIGAAKAGHTRGCATLTLRSYHSDQSLTIKAHILSGLTAQLPSDQVQNTDLAQYSHLTLADPEFGTPGPTDVILGADYYGQVITGEIIKCKPPGLLAQNTIFGWILIGPVQARLNKPLRIHHAVSNHHDQDLQDLLTRF, encoded by the coding sequence ATGCTCAATATTTCTCGTGCTCGATCACACCTTACCATCCTAGGGATAGGTGCAGCTAAAGCTGGCCATACCAGGGGATGTGCAACTCTCACTCTGCGCTCATACCACTCGGATCAATCACTCACGATAAAGGCTCACATCCTCAGTGGTTTAACTGCTCAATTACCATCTGACCAAGTCCAAAACACCGACTTGGCACAGTACTCGCATCTCACGCTCGCAGATCCAGAGTTTGGAACCCCAGGTCCAACGGATGTCATCCTTGGAGCTGATTACTACGGCCAGGTCATCACTGGCGAGATCATCAAGTGCAAACCTCCTGGATTACTCGCCCAGAATACAATTTTTGGCTGGATTCTCATTGGTCCAGTCCAAGCTCGGCTCAACAAACCACTGAGAATTCATCATGCTGTCTCCAATCATCATGATCAAGATCTTCAAGACTTATTAACTCGGTTCTGA